A window from Dehalobacter sp. DCA encodes these proteins:
- a CDS encoding PSP1 domain-containing protein produces the protein MAKVVGIRFKKAGKIYYFLPGSLDIKPNDGVIVETVRGMEYGKAVISLKEISEEEVVSPLKEVLRLATPEDEEIYQNNEKKEKEAFQICLKKIHAHQLPMKLIDVEYTFDGNKIIFSFTAEGRVDFRELVKDLASVFRTRIELRQIGVRDEAKMLGGLGSCGRELCCSSFLGDFEPVSIRMAKDQNLSLNPTKISGICGRLMCCLKYENSCYECHNTLNKGPKENRVFSEVYDKESQEELRKLVAEEAEE, from the coding sequence TTGGCTAAAGTTGTTGGTATTCGTTTCAAAAAAGCCGGCAAGATCTATTATTTTCTTCCCGGCAGCCTCGATATAAAGCCGAACGACGGTGTTATTGTGGAGACGGTACGGGGAATGGAATACGGTAAAGCGGTCATTTCGTTAAAAGAGATTTCCGAAGAGGAAGTGGTATCGCCGCTCAAAGAGGTGCTGCGCTTAGCAACACCCGAAGATGAGGAAATCTATCAAAACAATGAGAAGAAAGAAAAAGAGGCTTTTCAGATATGCCTCAAAAAAATTCATGCCCATCAGCTTCCGATGAAACTGATTGATGTGGAATATACTTTTGATGGCAATAAGATTATTTTTTCTTTTACAGCCGAAGGCCGGGTGGATTTCAGGGAACTGGTGAAAGATCTGGCCTCCGTATTCCGTACCCGCATAGAACTTCGACAGATCGGGGTGCGGGATGAGGCGAAGATGCTCGGAGGACTCGGTTCCTGTGGCAGGGAACTGTGCTGCAGCTCTTTCCTGGGAGATTTCGAACCGGTATCGATCCGGATGGCCAAAGATCAGAATCTTTCGCTTAACCCGACAAAAATTTCCGGCATCTGCGGAAGGCTGATGTGCTGTCTTAAATATGAGAATAGCTGCTATGAATGTCACAACACATTAAATAAGGGACCCAAAGAGAATCGAGTTTTCTCTGAGGTATATGATAAGGAGAGCCAAGAAGAATTGCGCAAACTTGTTGCCGAAGAAGCGGAGGAATAG
- the metG gene encoding methionine--tRNA ligase, translating into MKYYITTPIYYPNSSPHIGTAYTTIAADAMARLRRMKGDDVYFLTGTDENAQKIVRTAENAGMDPLTYVDGIVDKFKEFWRLLDISNDDFIRTTEERHAKVVQQIFTRLYEKGDIYKSEYEGWYCTPCETFWTENKLVDGKCPNPDCGRNVELLKEESYFFRMSKYSGRLLQYIQDHPDFIQPASRRNEMIRFIEGGLEDLCVSRTTFQWGIKVPFDPKHVVYVWLDALINYISALGYPDGEKYKTYWPANVHLVGKDIVRFHTIIWPIILMALDLPLPEKVFGHGWFLSKEGGKISKSRGNVQDSFQLIQRYGADPIRYFLLRELQYGLDGTFSEDDLVEKLNSDLANDLGNFVSRTLAMVVKYRNGIVPEPGEDTDLEREIRDLSSRVKQGTEEKMLACDTAAALEVIWQFVSRCNKYVDETAPWNLAKSEDNQDRLDTVLYTFMECIRILGILCAPFMPGVPRKIKPLLGDTDFFKDWEQADSWNVIQPGTAIRKGEAIFPRIDVSAYLEQVNSEIERCVTQVQGNTDHQQEVNLEVSPSQPEDSQHMAEMAPLKEEISIEEFAKMDFRVVKVLQAEKVEKADKLLKLEVEMGGERRTIVSGIAQHYSPEELVGKKVILVANLKPAKLRGIMSQGMILAASQDGELEVLNVQKDLPTGAQVK; encoded by the coding sequence GTGAAATATTATATTACCACACCTATTTATTATCCCAATTCCAGTCCTCATATCGGGACTGCGTACACGACTATTGCTGCGGATGCGATGGCCCGTCTGCGAAGAATGAAGGGCGATGATGTCTATTTTTTGACCGGGACGGATGAGAATGCGCAAAAAATTGTACGGACTGCTGAAAATGCCGGGATGGATCCGCTTACATATGTTGACGGAATCGTCGATAAATTTAAGGAATTCTGGAGACTGCTTGACATTTCCAATGATGATTTTATCCGGACAACAGAAGAACGGCATGCCAAAGTCGTACAGCAAATATTTACAAGGCTTTATGAAAAGGGCGATATTTACAAATCCGAATACGAAGGTTGGTACTGTACACCTTGTGAAACTTTCTGGACAGAGAACAAACTTGTTGACGGAAAATGTCCGAATCCGGATTGTGGAAGAAATGTGGAACTTCTGAAAGAAGAAAGTTACTTTTTCAGGATGTCCAAATACAGTGGCAGACTGCTGCAATATATTCAGGACCATCCCGATTTTATTCAGCCTGCTTCGAGAAGAAATGAAATGATCCGGTTTATTGAAGGCGGGCTTGAAGATCTCTGTGTATCGCGTACGACCTTCCAGTGGGGCATCAAGGTCCCTTTTGATCCGAAACATGTGGTCTATGTCTGGCTCGATGCCCTGATCAACTATATCTCTGCGCTGGGCTATCCTGACGGCGAAAAATACAAAACTTACTGGCCGGCCAATGTTCATCTTGTTGGCAAAGATATTGTCCGTTTCCATACCATTATCTGGCCAATTATTTTGATGGCGCTTGATCTTCCTTTGCCCGAGAAGGTTTTTGGACACGGATGGTTCTTAAGTAAAGAAGGTGGAAAAATATCCAAGTCAAGAGGAAACGTTCAGGATTCGTTTCAGCTGATTCAGAGATATGGTGCTGATCCCATTCGGTATTTCCTGTTAAGAGAACTACAGTATGGGTTGGACGGTACTTTCTCAGAGGACGATCTGGTCGAAAAATTAAACAGTGATCTGGCGAATGATCTTGGAAATTTTGTGTCTCGCACCTTGGCCATGGTCGTAAAATACCGGAATGGAATTGTCCCGGAACCCGGAGAAGATACCGATCTGGAGAGGGAGATCAGAGATTTAAGCAGCAGGGTAAAACAAGGGACAGAAGAAAAAATGCTGGCCTGTGATACGGCGGCTGCGCTTGAGGTCATCTGGCAGTTTGTCAGCAGGTGCAATAAATATGTCGATGAGACAGCTCCCTGGAATCTGGCAAAAAGTGAGGATAATCAGGACAGGCTGGATACGGTGCTTTATACATTTATGGAGTGCATTAGGATCCTAGGTATTTTATGCGCCCCCTTTATGCCGGGAGTACCGAGAAAAATCAAACCCCTCCTGGGAGATACAGATTTCTTCAAGGACTGGGAACAGGCAGACAGCTGGAATGTTATTCAGCCGGGCACAGCCATCCGAAAGGGAGAAGCCATTTTCCCGAGAATCGATGTCTCCGCATATCTTGAGCAGGTCAATTCTGAAATAGAAAGGTGTGTCACACAGGTGCAGGGGAATACAGACCATCAACAAGAAGTAAATCTAGAAGTCAGTCCTTCGCAGCCGGAAGATTCGCAGCACATGGCGGAGATGGCTCCGCTCAAGGAAGAAATCAGCATTGAAGAGTTTGCCAAAATGGATTTTAGGGTTGTTAAAGTGCTGCAGGCAGAAAAAGTAGAAAAAGCCGACAAACTGTTAAAACTGGAAGTAGAAATGGGTGGGGAGCGTAGAACGATTGTATCTGGTATTGCCCAGCATTACAGCCCCGAAGAGCTTGTCGGCAAAAAGGTTATTCTGGTTGCGAATCTTAAGCCTGCCAAGCTCCGCGGAATCATGTCCCAGGGAATGATTCTGGCAGCGTCGCAGGACGGAGAGCTGGAGGTGCTTAATGTTCAGAAAGATCTTCCGACAGGGGCTCAGGTCAAATGA
- the rsmI gene encoding 16S rRNA (cytidine(1402)-2'-O)-methyltransferase — MPQTGILYVCATPIGNLGDITLRVLETLKAVDFIAAEDTRHSRKLLDHYQIKTPLLSYHDHNEKSRAEEIVRFLKEGKSGALVSDAGMPGISDPGHILIARCQEEKICVDVLPGANAALTALVLSGMPAENFLFLGFLPSTKTERKKILREMTEIPYTIILYEAPHRIKATLEDILEILGDRQTAVARELTKLHQTVHRGLANELLQEFRLAPVKGECCIILAPAEKNIDPGDPSLWMEDLRKFEKDGKDRKEAMKMVAKKYGMSKSMIYKAFLDQK; from the coding sequence ATGCCGCAAACAGGGATTTTGTATGTCTGTGCCACCCCAATCGGCAATTTAGGAGATATTACGCTTCGGGTGCTCGAAACACTGAAAGCAGTCGATTTTATAGCCGCGGAAGATACGAGGCATTCGAGAAAACTTCTTGATCATTATCAGATTAAGACCCCTCTTTTAAGTTACCATGACCATAATGAAAAATCGCGTGCCGAGGAGATTGTTCGCTTCTTAAAAGAAGGAAAAAGCGGTGCGTTGGTCTCTGATGCGGGAATGCCCGGGATATCTGATCCCGGTCATATACTTATTGCCCGCTGTCAGGAAGAAAAAATCTGTGTTGACGTTTTGCCTGGCGCCAATGCTGCTTTAACAGCACTTGTTCTGTCGGGAATGCCGGCGGAGAATTTTCTCTTTCTGGGATTTTTGCCTTCAACAAAAACAGAGCGCAAGAAAATCCTTAGAGAAATGACCGAGATTCCTTACACCATTATTCTCTATGAGGCACCTCACCGGATCAAAGCAACGCTGGAAGACATTCTGGAGATTCTTGGGGACCGTCAGACCGCAGTAGCCAGGGAGCTGACTAAACTGCACCAAACGGTACACAGGGGTCTCGCAAATGAACTTCTGCAGGAATTCCGGCTTGCACCAGTAAAAGGTGAATGCTGTATTATTCTGGCACCTGCAGAAAAAAACATTGATCCCGGGGACCCTTCCCTTTGGATGGAGGACCTCCGAAAATTTGAAAAAGACGGCAAAGATCGCAAGGAAGCAATGAAAATGGTTGCTAAAAAATATGGTATGAGTAAGAGTATGATTTATAAGGCTTTTCTGGATCAGAAGTGA
- a CDS encoding initiation-control protein YabA, whose product MGQLYQAITEVEENISTLLSEVKSLRQYVEYLEEENVKLKRQLCAVSEADTVRVQKNAAKIQKEAQENLEKLYQEGFHVCHIYFGEPVEGSCLFCNAFLRKD is encoded by the coding sequence TTGGGCCAGCTATATCAGGCAATTACGGAAGTTGAAGAAAATATCTCAACGCTTTTAAGTGAAGTAAAAAGCCTTAGGCAATATGTTGAGTATCTGGAAGAAGAAAACGTCAAACTAAAAAGGCAGCTTTGTGCCGTCTCAGAGGCAGATACGGTCAGAGTACAGAAAAATGCAGCCAAAATCCAAAAGGAAGCACAGGAAAATCTCGAAAAGCTCTATCAGGAAGGTTTTCATGTCTGCCATATTTATTTCGGCGAACCCGTTGAAGGAAGCTGCCTTTTCTGCAATGCTTTTCTTCGTAAAGACTGA
- a CDS encoding TatD family hydrolase, with protein MIWDTHAHLEDSQFSPDRDETIARATAAGVTTIVNVGSTEKTSQDSVRLAEESPFIYAAVGIHPHDVETCTDKTWETLFRLAQNPKVVAWGEIGLDYYRDISPRDDQRKWFIHQLKLANEAGLPVIIHNRDAHGDVLQIIKNHLPEAGGVFHSYSGSWEMAKELLAMGFYLSFSGPLTFKNARHAPEVAAKVPEDRFLIETDCPYLTPEPYRGKRNEPAYVCKVLAKIAAIRGMEIREAARLSSENARRLFRMDQLQCE; from the coding sequence ATGATTTGGGATACGCATGCGCATTTAGAGGATAGCCAGTTTAGCCCGGACAGGGATGAGACCATTGCCCGAGCTACCGCAGCTGGTGTAACGACGATTGTAAACGTCGGCTCTACAGAAAAGACAAGTCAGGATTCGGTGAGGCTGGCTGAAGAATCCCCGTTTATTTATGCAGCAGTAGGCATTCATCCGCACGATGTTGAAACTTGTACGGATAAAACCTGGGAAACGTTGTTCAGATTGGCGCAGAACCCGAAAGTTGTTGCCTGGGGAGAAATTGGTCTGGATTATTACAGGGACATTTCGCCACGGGATGACCAGCGCAAGTGGTTTATTCATCAATTAAAACTGGCCAATGAAGCCGGTTTACCGGTGATCATTCATAACCGGGATGCACACGGGGATGTTCTCCAAATTATTAAAAATCATCTTCCTGAGGCAGGCGGCGTTTTTCATTCTTATTCAGGCTCCTGGGAAATGGCAAAAGAACTTTTGGCCATGGGTTTTTATTTGTCTTTTTCAGGACCGCTTACTTTTAAAAATGCCCGTCATGCCCCTGAAGTCGCGGCGAAAGTGCCGGAAGATAGGTTCTTAATTGAGACAGATTGTCCGTATCTCACTCCTGAACCCTATCGTGGCAAACGAAATGAGCCTGCTTATGTGTGTAAAGTGCTAGCCAAAATTGCGGCAATCAGGGGAATGGAGATCAGGGAAGCAGCCCGTCTGAGCAGTGAAAATGCCCGCAGATTGTTCAGAATGGATCAGCTTCAGTGTGAATAG
- a CDS encoding CooT family nickel-binding protein, with amino-acid sequence MCESNAYVLTPNGEKMVMENIANMKVDSGKIFLTGLLGDEKTINGIIQEIKLLEHKILITEKA; translated from the coding sequence ATGTGTGAATCTAACGCTTATGTTCTGACTCCTAATGGAGAGAAAATGGTTATGGAAAATATTGCAAACATGAAGGTTGACTCTGGTAAGATCTTTTTAACAGGTTTATTGGGAGACGAAAAAACAATTAACGGCATCATTCAGGAAATAAAACTCTTGGAACATAAAATCCTGATCACCGAAAAAGCGTAA
- a CDS encoding DUF3786 domain-containing protein, which translates to MSDTPMHYEFIRAKLKDCDPVEISRKSGATYDRQKQEFHVLLMGTTYFVSYPSGEICDSDGAKITNFPVITLLLRYLVNAKGTAPTQRDITYREVSGGQVYYPNFYGRCIMRLARMFGKDFPALERAMQKLNAVKTTHGDLSYRFQFINNIYVTFILWNGDEEFATGANILFDANTLDYFNAEDHAVVCDIALSFLKELAK; encoded by the coding sequence GTGTCTGATACACCTATGCACTATGAATTTATTCGCGCGAAACTCAAAGACTGTGACCCTGTGGAAATATCCCGGAAATCGGGAGCAACGTATGACAGGCAAAAGCAAGAGTTTCATGTTTTATTAATGGGCACAACTTATTTTGTCTCCTACCCTTCAGGGGAAATCTGTGATTCTGACGGTGCCAAAATTACAAACTTTCCGGTTATAACATTACTCCTGCGTTACCTGGTCAACGCCAAGGGTACAGCTCCTACACAAAGGGACATCACCTATCGGGAAGTCTCGGGCGGACAGGTTTACTACCCGAATTTTTACGGCCGTTGTATCATGCGGCTTGCCAGGATGTTCGGCAAGGATTTCCCCGCCTTGGAACGCGCGATGCAAAAGTTGAATGCAGTGAAAACAACGCACGGAGACCTCAGCTACCGTTTTCAGTTTATAAACAACATTTATGTCACCTTTATTCTCTGGAACGGCGACGAGGAATTTGCCACGGGAGCCAATATTCTTTTTGATGCCAATACACTGGATTACTTCAACGCTGAAGATCATGCTGTTGTCTGCGATATTGCGCTAAGCTTTTTGAAGGAGCTCGCGAAGTAA
- a CDS encoding aminotransferase class I/II-fold pyridoxal phosphate-dependent enzyme: MDSLRKGLDDYCGQGMVSFHTPGHKGSKELLSGMMFPDYDLTELPGLDMLHHPHGIIAEAQKKAAEAYGSEETFFLINGGTAGNQSMFAALMAGMRLTDRKVRIDRRAHRSVFGALILSGVVPEYIAPIIHPDFHLALGMDAVEYSDDLAGIGALHLTSPSYYGTVTDLKTIIKQRDGNAPFIPILVDQAHGSHLQGGLFPAGAVAEGADLVLHSSHKTLAALTQAGMLHVQGSRVDRTALKKSLEFLQTSSPSYLLMASLETALEGLTQTQIWQDLYVEVCLLHQKLEGPFRILTGKDSGKYGIYDVDWSKILINVSGLGLTAFEAVDFLRKVFQIEPELWDKENILFMLGAGSRPEDVRHLTKALEYLVGKYRGLVGQQKERRTDQSQNSAGSGFTLLIPPMHLTPREAWLAAKKPVKLKDALGLISGETISIYPPGIPLIAGGEEITSYVLEYLNRAREYNWQGWDGSERGEILAVNI, translated from the coding sequence GTGGATTCACTGAGAAAAGGACTTGATGACTACTGTGGGCAGGGTATGGTTTCGTTTCATACGCCTGGTCATAAAGGCAGTAAGGAACTACTGTCCGGAATGATGTTTCCGGATTATGATTTAACGGAACTTCCAGGGTTGGATATGCTCCATCATCCACATGGGATTATCGCTGAAGCACAGAAAAAAGCTGCGGAAGCTTATGGATCGGAAGAGACCTTTTTTCTGATTAACGGAGGTACCGCGGGTAACCAGTCTATGTTTGCTGCGCTGATGGCCGGTATGCGGCTGACAGACAGAAAAGTCCGAATTGACCGCAGGGCGCACCGGTCAGTTTTTGGTGCCTTGATCCTGTCGGGAGTTGTTCCCGAATATATTGCTCCGATTATTCATCCGGATTTTCATTTGGCGCTAGGAATGGATGCGGTAGAATATTCCGACGATCTGGCAGGAATTGGGGCGCTGCATCTGACGAGTCCAAGTTATTACGGAACAGTCACAGATCTCAAAACAATCATCAAGCAAAGGGACGGGAATGCTCCGTTTATTCCGATCCTGGTGGATCAGGCTCATGGCTCCCATTTGCAGGGAGGGCTGTTCCCTGCCGGTGCCGTAGCCGAAGGAGCAGACCTGGTGCTCCATAGTTCCCATAAGACCCTCGCGGCGCTTACTCAGGCCGGAATGCTCCATGTGCAGGGCAGCAGAGTTGACCGTACGGCCCTGAAAAAATCATTGGAATTTTTGCAGACTTCCAGTCCGAGCTATCTTCTGATGGCTTCTCTGGAAACGGCGCTTGAAGGATTAACACAGACACAGATCTGGCAGGATCTTTACGTGGAAGTATGTCTGCTGCACCAAAAACTGGAGGGACCTTTTCGGATACTTACAGGTAAGGACTCCGGGAAATATGGCATTTATGATGTTGATTGGTCCAAAATTCTGATCAATGTTTCGGGTTTGGGCTTGACTGCGTTTGAAGCTGTAGATTTTTTAAGAAAGGTATTCCAGATTGAGCCTGAATTATGGGACAAAGAAAATATTCTTTTTATGCTCGGCGCAGGCAGCAGGCCTGAGGATGTACGTCATTTGACGAAGGCGCTGGAATACCTGGTGGGCAAGTACCGTGGGCTGGTAGGACAGCAAAAGGAGCGAAGAACGGATCAATCTCAGAATTCTGCCGGATCAGGCTTCACTCTGCTTATCCCTCCGATGCATTTGACACCGAGGGAAGCATGGCTGGCAGCCAAGAAACCGGTGAAACTAAAGGATGCCCTTGGTTTAATTTCCGGAGAAACTATTTCGATTTATCCCCCTGGCATCCCGCTTATTGCAGGAGGAGAAGAGATCACCTCTTATGTGCTGGAATATCTGAACAGGGCCAGGGAGTATAATTGGCAGGGGTGGGATGGTTCGGAACGCGGAGAAATTCTCGCAGTGAATATTTAA
- a CDS encoding AbrB/MazE/SpoVT family DNA-binding domain-containing protein: MKSTGIVRKVDELGRVVLPIELRRTLGIDERDALEIYVDEEKIILKKYEPACVFCGNASNVQVFRGKNVCRECAAAMGEAAASENKAG; encoded by the coding sequence ATGAAATCCACAGGAATTGTGAGAAAAGTTGATGAATTGGGTCGAGTCGTATTACCAATCGAACTTCGCAGAACATTAGGAATTGATGAAAGAGACGCTTTGGAAATATATGTTGACGAAGAAAAAATCATACTTAAAAAGTATGAGCCAGCTTGCGTCTTCTGTGGCAATGCTTCCAATGTTCAAGTATTCCGCGGAAAGAATGTCTGTCGTGAATGTGCCGCGGCAATGGGGGAAGCTGCTGCTTCAGAAAATAAGGCCGGTTGA
- a CDS encoding DNA polymerase III subunit delta', whose product MGINYTLLTKAALEGKLAHFLLFHGSGMIERERAVRDLALMLNCRKENKPCRECPDCKKMLSGNHPDFHMIRPQKTSIGIEQIIQIQGKLYRKTYEGKFRICLIDQADKLTLPAANALLKLAEEPPDHTLIVLSAGNAEGIINTLRSRAQEVYFSSPAESDWLEETDAFRLSGGDPDLARKIQEVGLSRIKSLSGNYLEAIEKKDFLKMFALFPMEREEGQLLLQVLAVVLKEMVIKGQQSPQVLKEITQMTEAVRRQVNHRLALEVLALKHLKLGGTDIG is encoded by the coding sequence ATGGGGATCAATTATACATTATTAACAAAAGCAGCACTTGAAGGAAAACTGGCCCATTTTCTCTTATTTCACGGCAGTGGGATGATCGAAAGAGAAAGGGCTGTTCGAGATCTTGCTCTCATGTTAAACTGTAGAAAAGAAAATAAACCCTGCAGGGAGTGTCCGGATTGCAAAAAAATGTTATCCGGCAATCACCCTGATTTTCATATGATCAGGCCCCAAAAGACATCGATTGGCATCGAACAGATTATTCAGATTCAGGGGAAACTATATCGCAAGACCTATGAAGGGAAATTCCGGATATGTTTGATTGACCAGGCAGACAAGCTTACACTCCCTGCTGCGAATGCGCTGCTTAAATTGGCCGAGGAGCCACCGGATCATACGTTAATTGTCTTAAGTGCAGGAAATGCCGAGGGAATTATAAATACCTTAAGGAGCCGTGCTCAGGAAGTCTATTTCTCTTCACCGGCAGAAAGCGATTGGCTGGAGGAGACGGATGCTTTCAGGCTTAGCGGTGGAGACCCAGATCTGGCAAGGAAAATCCAGGAGGTTGGTCTAAGCCGGATCAAGAGCCTGTCGGGAAACTATCTGGAGGCCATCGAAAAAAAAGATTTCCTGAAAATGTTTGCGCTTTTTCCGATGGAAAGAGAAGAAGGCCAGCTTCTTCTGCAGGTCCTGGCTGTTGTCCTGAAAGAAATGGTGATTAAAGGGCAGCAGTCACCTCAGGTTCTCAAAGAAATTACACAAATGACAGAAGCCGTCCGCAGACAGGTTAATCACAGGCTGGCGCTGGAAGTACTGGCCCTAAAACATTTGAAATTGGGAGGAACCGATATTGGCTAA
- a CDS encoding cobalamin B12-binding domain-containing protein (Presence of a B(12) (cobalamin)-binding domain implies dependence on cobalamin itself, in one of its several forms, or in some unusual lineages, dependence on a cobalamin-like analog.) → MIDLKVLTDAVGDLDEDKLMGMLNDFVASKPTEEEAQSVVGACQRGMAKVGELFESGEYFIGDLIFAGELLTQSIDILEPVIGSDESAKVGKIVLATVEGDLHDIGKNIFRSMSEAAGFEVFDLGIDQGPSAFIEKVKEVQPDVVGMSGVLTLALEAMKKTVDELKAAGVRDSLKIIIGGNPVTEEACRQIGADAFTTNAAEGVKICQSWVK, encoded by the coding sequence ATGATTGATCTGAAAGTGTTAACAGATGCCGTAGGTGACCTGGACGAAGATAAACTGATGGGGATGCTGAATGACTTTGTTGCATCGAAGCCTACCGAAGAAGAGGCTCAGTCCGTCGTTGGTGCCTGCCAGCGCGGGATGGCAAAAGTAGGCGAACTGTTTGAAAGCGGCGAGTACTTTATAGGCGATTTGATTTTTGCTGGTGAGCTCTTAACCCAGTCCATCGATATCCTGGAACCGGTAATCGGCAGCGACGAATCCGCCAAAGTAGGCAAGATCGTGCTGGCCACTGTCGAAGGCGATTTGCACGATATCGGCAAGAACATTTTCAGAAGCATGTCTGAAGCAGCCGGATTTGAAGTCTTTGATTTGGGGATCGACCAAGGCCCGAGCGCATTCATTGAAAAAGTCAAAGAAGTACAGCCTGATGTCGTAGGGATGAGCGGTGTACTGACGCTGGCCCTGGAAGCGATGAAAAAAACGGTAGATGAATTGAAAGCTGCTGGCGTGCGTGACAGCCTCAAAATCATTATTGGCGGAAACCCTGTAACAGAAGAAGCCTGCAGACAGATTGGGGCAGATGCATTTACCACGAATGCAGCCGAAGGCGTTAAGATTTGCCAGAGCTGGGTAAAGTAA